In Monodelphis domestica isolate mMonDom1 chromosome 1, mMonDom1.pri, whole genome shotgun sequence, the sequence ctctcctctctcctctcctctcctctcctctctcctctctcctctctcctctctcctctctcctctctcctctctcctctctcctctctcctctctctcctctctctcctctctctcctctctctcctctctcctctctcctctctcctctctcctctctcctctctcctctctcctctctccattgccttccattttagaatcaataagtgacagggtcacacagctaggaagtatctgagaccagattttgagACTAGcatctcctctctctaggcctgctctcaatccactgagctacccaactaccCAGCCTTCTTGTCCTTTTCTATCTCCCTCTTCATCCCTCTTGCTCCAGACCCCTGAAGGCCTAAGAGTCAGGAAAGCAGAGGTATCTGGGGACCAATAGCCCCTGGAGACAGTGCCCTGCTCTTTCAGGTACATGTTCTCCAAGTTGGGGTCAAGGATGGCTGGGATAGGAGGAGTAGCATTGGGTGGAGGACCTAATGGGGATAGAGAGTGTGGGGTCTTTGCCCCTCCTCGATCCCAGCAGACATACCCTGAGCTCCCTCTTCTTATTTCTCCAGCTGTTGGGGGCTTTGCTACTGGTCATTGGCCTGTGGGCCTGGGGAGAGAAGGTAAGGTGAGGGAAcaagggtgggaaggaagggtCTGGGGTGTTTGGGGGAAGGTGAGGCAGGCCTTTGGGGTAGGGGTGGCACTGTTTCTGTGATTCTCAGCTTCCCTCTCACCGTGCCCCATGTTCAGGGTGTCCTGTCCAACATCTCCTCACTCACCCACCTGAGTGGCCTGGATCCCGTGTGGTTCTTTGTGGTGGTTGGAGGTGTCATGTCTGTGCTAGGCTTTGCTGGCTGCATCGGGGCCCTTCGGGAGAACACCTTCTTACTCAAGTTTGTAAGTGTGAGGGATCATTCCTTCTTCCCTGGGGGTTGGGGGCGCTGAGTTACTTGTTTCAGGACTGTAGGCCTCTGTCCGGGGGGAGGGGGTCACCCACTGAAGCATGAGAAGGCAATCAGGACCTGTAATTCATGCAGGACAGGGAGCTCAGCCAGCTTGGAACAatttgagaaataattttaaagggggaatataattagaaataaatatttcctttgccAGACTAGGCCGACCTTAGACTTTCTAAGTTCAGTCTCACTCCAGGCCAAGCTTGGCCTGTAGTCCTTTCTGCTCTGGAAGTCCTGACCCGGAGGATCCAATTGCTGCCTGGCAAAGAAGCAGACCTTGGGGTTAGAGGGCCTGGGTGCAAAgtttggctctgccacttactccCTGTGCCAGGGTttcctcctcatctgtaaaacgaggacattgggctagatgacttccaaggtctCTTGTAGCTCTGGATCCTTGGATTCTTCCTACCCTAGGAAAGAAAAGTACCTCTAGCCTCAGACTTCTTCCCCCAATCCTCGACTTGAGATTTGCCTTTCTGGAACCATTGGCTCCCGATTTTTGGTTCATTCTATAATCTCAGGCTCACTCCTAACCAAGCAGGCAGTCTCCCGATGGCATGGCAGGTTTAGGTAGTTCAACCTACTGAAATACTTGAAGGATTCAGCAATCATTCGgcaaggtttttggtttttttacttttttacacccctgggtgccaggcactgtgctagttgCTGGTAACTCTTGGTAAACTTTTTTATCTATGATTCTGGGTTGGCGCGCCGTGGCGCCATACCCTCATCAAGCCATCCTCTGGTGGCAATCTTCCCACTGAGGAGCTTCCAGGGCACACTTAGCCAGGCCGGTCCATTGCTGGGCTGTTCCCCGCTGGGGGGCACCTGCCAGAGGTGCTGCTCCCGCTTTGATAAAGCCTCCTGGAACCACGAATCATGCTGTGCTAAAACACTGCAAGAAGACTTTAATGGAGGGGTGAAAGGCCTGGCTCCAGACTCAGAGATTTGTCGTTGTTTACCTGTTTTTAGTCGTGTCTAAATCTTCaagaccccatctggggttttcttagcaaagatactggagtagtttaccatttccttctccaactcatttgacagatgtgcTTCAGGCATATAGAGGTGGGAAATGGAGTTCTGTGTTGGGGGAACAGCAAGAGAAGCTAATTTGGTCAGACCATAGGGGGAgggtaaatgaaataaaaaaagacatttgttAGATGGCTTACTGTGAGGGAAACCGTGggtataaaatggaaaatggagacagtccttgctctcaaggagctcagactCTAATTGAGGGAGACACCATCTATAGCAGCATTCACGTTCAGTTGGTGGCAGGGAGAAGACCAAGCAGTACTTGGGCAGGAGAAGTAACAGGGTAGATGGCAAGGCCCAGAGGACTTGGGAAATAATGACAGAGACATGGTGCCCTACCAGGAGGAGAGTGGCTGAAGGTTAAAATGGGCTCTGGAGGGGGGTGGGAGCAGCATTAATCTGATAGCAGGCAGAGAATATAGTGAGGCTAGAAAggtttgaagggctttaaatgtcagaggagtttgtatttgatcttaaAGGGAATAggaagggcagctaagtagcccagtggatagagtagggctagaggcaggaagattcattttcccaaattcagatctggcctcagacacttcctaccaaTGTGACCCTACATcatcacttaaccctcttggcctcagtttcttcatctgtcaaatgagctggagaaggaaatgataaagtaCTCTagtatgtctgccaagaaaactccaaatggggtcatgaagagtcagacacagctgactgaaatgactaaacaatcaCAACAatagtaatagggagccactggaatttattgtcTAGAAGGGTGACATGGTCAAACCTGtgttttgggaaaatcactttgtcagCTGTGTGAATACAAGGTTTTCATCACCTTAAAAATAGAAGACAACATCTTTCCCTGTGAAAGGAGCCAAAGTCTGGCTCATCTGGCACTGAGTGTAATCGCTTACCCCCAGTGCCTTTCTCTACCTATGAGCCTGTGACTTCTGATCTCTAGCTGTGGGTTTCCAAGTCTGAGGTGGTTCTGCTAGCATGAGATAGTTTATGGGCATTAAGAAGAGCCTGGGGAGCAAAATTTGAATCTCCAGCAGGTTTTTGCTTGCCCTAACCCCTTTCAGCCTTCACGTGGACCAAGGAGCATGAGTCACCTGTCTCAGGGCTGGGGGCCATAGAAAATCATTGGTTCTTACAGCTATAAAGGCCTTCAGAATTCATCTAATCCAGCatccttatttatttgttttttaatttattttaaaccttccatcttagaatcactactatgtattggttctaaggcagaagagtagtaagggtgaggcagtgggggttaagtgacttgcccagggtcacacagctggacaGTATGGCCagacttgaatctaggatctcccatctctaggcctggctttcaatccactgagtcacctaactgcccctccccaatatccttattttacaaaaatggaaactgaagcgcagaaatgaaaaattatctaCATCAGGTTAGTGGCAGatccaggactagaacccaggtttccCCATGTCCAGTCTGATTCTCTTTTTACTACTCTGACCGATCTGCTTTAGCTCAGACAAGAGTTATCGCCATGATCTGGGTGGATACAAGGTTGGGGGTAAGGTCCAAGCTGGATTCTACCATCTTCCGTTCACTTTGTGCctgtctcctcctccttcctccttccctcctcccagttTTCAGTGTTCCTCGGCCTCATCTTCTTTCTGGAGCTGGCCACAGGAATCCTGGCCTTTGTCTTCAAGGACTGGATTAGAGACCAGCTCAATTTATTCATCAACAACAACGTCAAGGCCTATCGTGACGATATTGACCTGCAAAACCTCATCGACTTTGCTCAGGAATATGTGAGTCATCATAGTTTCAGCCTTGTCCTTGGTCTTACTGTACCTTCAACTTCTCTCCAGTGTGGGTGGTAGAAataggaggtgaggagggagatgTTCACATCGAGAAGAGAATTCAGTGGGTTGTATCTCCCAGATAAAGGTCCTGATCCCTGGGGGCAATCTGACTTAGGTTAGGTtagagaaaggaagggtttttggGGGGTGTTTGTAGGGGGGCAGTGTAACTTTATCATTGCCTTCAACTACAAAATAATAACTCAagattcacatttctatagcactttaaggtctgTGAAATTCTTTCTTCACAGTAAGCTAAGAGAATACATCATaagaattatccccattttacagaggaaacagGCTAAAAGCCGttagctatgtgacttgcccatggctagtaagtgtcaaaaCTTGCCtgtctttattcttctctttgaAAACTGGGACATTTGCCCATCTCCAATCCAACAGCACATCTTCTGTTTCCACAATTTCCCAAAGATCATTCTAGGTGGCTCAGCCTGTCTTTTCATCTGGTGATATAGCCCATGTAGGCCAGAAATCCAAATCCTGCTCTCAGACATGATCTTCTTAACCAGCTGTTCACTCCCCaaatctgtctttctctcctgaAGCCTTCACCCTTCCATGGGCAGATGAAAACATCACCTGGGTCCCTAAGGTCTTTAGTTTCCTTCTCGGGCTCTCCAAATCCTTCTTGATGCTTTCTGAGTTCTTTTTGAcaatattgtttattatatataaaacacatattgTGTATTCTATTATTGTGATCTATTCTATGTATTATTCTAGAATCACTAGAAATGTCTAGTTGGACAAAATCTTGAAAGACTTTCTGCCATATCCCAAGTCTGTCTGAGAAGGCAGCTGGCCTTATTTATTGCTTGTGGCCATCAATAGATTCTCTCTCCAGTACCAGCATTCATCTCTTTTTCCTGGGACCCGGGATCCTGGTTTGGATCTTTAGTATCATTATAGCATGAGAAGGGGCTTCATCTTCCGAGGGTGCAGTCCCACTCATTCTGGAAAAAGCCTCAGAATGTGGCATAACTTCAAAGGTTCAAGGATCtttgcttcccttctctgtgGCATCTTCTTTCATCCTCCAGCCTTCTGACCCAAGTTAgtctcaaattctgcctcagattcctTTTCTTCATTGTTCACAGAAAAAACCTCTTTCCATTGTTGTTAGGAATCTTTTATTCACATTGATAAGTTGGAGAGCCTACCATAGTTTCTTTGCCTAAAGTCCCTAAGTtggcttttgaaaaaaatattttggtggggCAACTAgttggcttagtgaattgagagccaggcccagaaatggaagtccctgggttcaaatctggtcgcaaatacttcctagttgtgtgtgtccctgggcaagtcacttaaccttccattgcctagcccttactgctcttctgccttagaatcaatactaagcattgattctaagatggaaggtgagggttaaaattTTGATTATTGTATTACAGTATAACTGGTTTCTTCTGTAAGCCTATGGATtgtgttttattcatttaagaaCATTTTGAGAAGGGATCCCTATGTTTGGGCAGCCatggggcacagtggatagagtgccaggtctggagtctggaaggcATGAATTCATATCAgttctcagacactgactagctgtgtgatcttgagcaagtcatttaatcccatctgcttctgtttccttcccttcctttctttgcccagaaaacccccaaaaggggtcatgaagagttagctATGCCTGAAAAACACCTAAACAAGAACCACTACCACAAGCTTGGGCAGACTGCcaatacaatatattatattataataaaggttaaaaactactggtgtagagagagagagcccttTTTACCTTTTCTGGGAGAGAGTCTAACTGGAATCTTGCATGCATGTACAGAatactccttcctttcctcttgaaGAGTCACGGATACTGAACACTCTTTAGGTCACTAGAACACTTTCCTCACCCTCTGTGTTTGCTGATATTGGGTGCGTGGCTCTCGGCCACTGACTCTCACTCCTGCCTGGAGTTTGCAGCTGTCCTGGGGCTCCTGAGCTAGGTGGGCACAGACCCAGACTTTTCCCTCATTCTGCTTAGCTGGCTCTGATTCATAGATCGCTGCTCTGGCCCTAAAACTCACCCAGTAGCTCCTTTCGCCAAGGTTTGTGGGAAGATCTtctgaagaaatccagtctttagcCACCTCtggccttttttctttctcttgtctcctCATTGTTGATTAGTTGTCCGACACTTACTCTGGTGCCCCAGTCTAAGATGGTGTTTTTTTCTAGTACCCCAGTCCCTCCCGCCTACTAGTCCTTACCCTTGTGAAAAGCCCAGCAAAGATCCAAGGTCTTTCTCTGTGTTAGGATGTCCTGCCAGTGCTCTCTATTCTTTTGGGAATGGCTGCCCCCTTCCTAGTAGAGACTGACTCCCTCCAGGGTCTCATAAAGGGTGCTAAGTGGAAGGACCAGAAGTAAAGCCATGATTCTTAATCTAGGGTCCcctgagcttaaaaaaaaaaaaggatgactatatttcaacatatttgacttctttgtacttatatgtattttattttcaagatttaaaaacatttttctgtgcAGGAGGCTGGgacaaagaaaaagttaagaattcctaAGGTGTAGGATTTTGCCTCCCTGATCTGTAAATCAGCTCCTCTTAAGAATTGGTGACCTTTCCCTTCTTTCAGAGGGCTCATTCCTTTTATTGTTTTCTAAACTAACCTGATTCTTATGGACACTACCCATCAGCCCTGAGCCTCCTGACCTCCTTATTGGCCGCAGTCTTTTGGTGTCTGTTTCTAGCACCCACttgcctctttttcttcttccctatgTGGCTAAAATTTTCAGAGCAGAATGTTTTTCTGGAATTTATTTACAACATGTTAAGGAttgttttcaaaatgaaaaaaatatacaaattcaTAGATTTATAGGATtatggatttagaactagaagggacctcctGGAGGCAATCTCTGACCatctaatcttttcatttttacagataagggaatcTAGCCCCAGAGAAGGgtagggacttgcccaaggtcacatgaggTATTAAATGACAGGTCTGGGATTTGATCCCAGGCCACATTAGGGGAAGGCCATTTGAAGGGTGTCTTAAATCCATGCTGTCCCAGTTTGGGTTGGGGATCAGGCTGGGAAACCTGAGCTTTCTAACctaatctttatttatttatttttttttatcttgagaaatttttatttaattagttaatttagaatattttcccagggttacaagattcatgttctttccctcccctcctcataaTGCCCTCCTGTTGCTGatgaacagttccactgggttttacatgtgtcattgatcaagacctatttccgtattCTGACCTAATCTTTAAAGAGAACACTTTAAATTTTTCCACATATTTATTATCCCTAGTTTATTGATGAAAAACTGAAGGGCATGGGAGTGAAGACTCTCAATAGCCATacaagtcataggatcatagaattttagagttgggaaAGATGTGAGAGGGCATTAagtcctatctctctctctcttttttttttttttcaaaaggagaaagtcaGAATTAGAGAAGTGAAGGGATTTACCCATATCACACAGTTAATAGTAGTGAGATGGTAGCAATTAGATGGTGCAGTAGAGAGATTGTGCCAaccctagaatcaggaagattcttcttcctgagttcaaatttggcctcagatattttctagctatatgaccctaagcaagtcatttcaccttatttgcctcagtttcctcatatgacaaatgagctagagaaggaaatgataatcccctccagtatctgccaagaaagccccaaatggggttgcaaagagtTGGACCCCACTGAAATTGACCAAAAACAAGTAGTCAGATATAAGATTTGGGCCCAGCTCTTCTGttcccaagtccagcactcttttctccttcctctcagcTCATAAGTTCACCTGTTTTGATCCCTCTTGGCCAGAGAGGAAGATCTTTCAGAAGACTGAGAATTTACCTATCTGAACCCtcttgaagagaaaaaatatagatttagagccagaaggaactttagaggccaTTTCTAGCCatcgttttacagataaaggaatctgggctcagagaaaggaagggacttgcccaaagtcacatgaaGTATTAAATGACCATCATTCAATGGTGGGATTAGGTGGACCATCAATTATAGGTTTACTCTCAGCCAGTTAggaaatgccttgattttttaCTTCCTTGTCTTCTGACCAAccagcaagaaagaaaggaaagaagagaaagaatacaaatcattccgtTTGGCCACACAGGCCACCCCCCAAATTCACACTGGATACCTCTTTTTTTAGATGGACCAAATGGGTCCCAAGACTCATTTGGAACTGACTTCTAGAAAGGAGGGAGATTTTCTGACTTCTTTTATCACCGAGACCCACATCCATCaatcagtattttattttattgcttttaattttgtttctttattataTACCTGCCAATGCCCTATAAGTGCAGgtgatacagagacaaaaatgaattaggtcctgtcctcaaggaatttgaaTGTAGTTCTCTGTAGCTTTgggtctattttttttaaactcttactttctgttttagtaaacaactcttaagacagaatgGGCAAGGGCTagccaaatggggttaagtgacttgcctggggttatgCAGCtatgaggctagattggaacccaggtcctcccaactccaggcctggcgctctatccactgtgccacctagctgcccccattcctCTGTGCTTTGCTGCTGGCTGGTCTTGGACAGCACTCCCTTTCTTACAGTGCAGGGGCCAAAGTTGTGTGTAGGGGCATGAACTCAGCTATGGGAGAGGCCATAGGATGGATTGTGTACCCCAGCAGGGACAGACCAGGGACCTGGACAGATGGGGCCTTGCAGAGGAACCAGGCCTGATAGGGTTCAGGCATTGGGGATTGGGGATCCATGTCCTGGGGAAGGGAGGGATCCTGTCACACTCTCTCATCCGGGTTCCTCTTCCCTGCAGTGGTCGTGCTGTGGAGCCCGAGGGCCCAGCGACTGGAACCTCAACATCTATTTTAACTGCACTGACTGGAACCCCAGCCGTGAGCGTTGCGGGGTGCCCTTTTCCTGCTGTGTCAAGGATCCTGCGGTGAGcaggggctggggtgggggtgggggtggggctagGGCCTATGGACAAAACTCCAGCTTTGGGAACGAGGGTTGAAAGAAACTTCTGCTCCCGGCCTTCTTCCCCTCCGTTCCTGAACTCTACAGGCTTCAGCTTCCATCTGCCCAGAGCCCACCTTGTTTGCATGGATGGTCATCTTTCTTGGCTTACAGATTAGACAGTGGTTGCCTTAGAGGCAGAGGCTGTAAGAAAGATGAACTGGTATTCCTTTTGACCTTGGTTTAGAAAGCATCATTAGCTAGGCAAAGATCCTTTCACCCTCCCCTCAAAATCAAATCAAACAATCAAAATTTGAGGGAAAATcttatggggaaaaaataagCTTTGATTATCCAAGCCTCTCCATTCATCTGCATTTGTTGAAATGTGAATggtagatctggaagggacctttgaatgTGGAACGTGATGCCAGGCCTCGAAGGGATTTTAGGACACAAAATGTTGTAAGTGGAAGAGACTTTAGGACATCGAATGTCAGATTTGGGTGggaacttagaacatagaatgtcagaactgggagggctctgtaagatttaaattaatatccagcactccaaggattatattttatagagtttattaata encodes:
- the TSPAN17 gene encoding tetraspanin-17; protein product: MPAKQQRFQEPEVGCCGKYFLFGFNIVFWLLGALLLVIGLWAWGEKGVLSNISSLTHLSGLDPVWFFVVVGGVMSVLGFAGCIGALRENTFLLKFFSVFLGLIFFLELATGILAFVFKDWIRDQLNLFINNNVKAYRDDIDLQNLIDFAQEYWSCCGARGPSDWNLNIYFNCTDWNPSRERCGVPFSCCVKDPAEDVLNTQCGYDVRLKLELEQQSFIHTKGCVGQFEKWLQDNLVVVAGVFVGIAMLQIFGICLAQNLVSDINAVKANW